The region ATTTTATGACGGGTTTTCATTGTTATTGTAATGTGTGCTGTATGTTTTCCTCATTAAACATTTTCTCCTTTATCGCAGATTTGAGATGTTCTTTTTTGATATGAATATATAAACACAGACTGGAACCTCCGATTCACATAAACAAGCATTTTGACAATACAAAGGCTAGATTTtagaaaaaataatttatttggaataaataaaaataaatataattcaAGTATCCATGTTACAACTCAATCTTTGTGCATGCAGTGATGTTTGTTAGGAGAGATTTCAGAGAAATTGTGTTGTTCATGTTCAGGTGGCAGTTGGTGATGTTTGTCAGctgaaacaaaaacattcaCTGTTAATTTCAggcacacaaacatggctgcattCAAATGCAAGCGCATTCTCGTTAGTTCTCATTAAAGCTGTGCAGGGTGAATTAGACACATTTATGCCCTGGTTACCTTGTTGTACTGATGCAGGTGTTTGGTGAGTTTGGACTGGTTGAAATCGGTCAAATTCAGGGACTTCTCAGCCAGGCAGAAGAAGTACATCTGTGAGAATAAAGGTTCAGTCAGTTGAATTGGATCTGGAGGATCCTGTCGGACGTCCTGCACCAGTGTCCAGGATGCAGCATGAAAAGACTGAAAACTTACCCAACATCTGCTTGCGTCTCCCTTCCATGGCCTCTTAACCCTAGAAGTCAGGTTCTTTTGTGAAAACTGAAAAGATGAGAACGTCAGTATATTTCCAAACACACATGCTGAgcacagtttttctttttgcccCTTACCGTATTTAACATATTATTTGCATCAGCAAAGATTGACTTGAGCAGCACGTTTGTTTTCGGTGGCGGTATGGAGGCCACGTCCACAATGACAACCATGGCCCCGATCAGTGCCAGACTTTGAATGATGAAGCTCTTCATGACTGTGAGGAAACTGTGGCAGGTAGTCGGCAGTCTGAGTGGACGGCTTGAGTGTGCAGCACCTAATACCGCCTCATTTTTATTATGGCAGCAACACTTTACCCCGTACACGTCAGAGGAAGAGTGCACCAAATAAGGACGTGTCGATCTGATGAATTATCAGATGTTCCATTTGGTGCAGAACCGCGGTTATTAAAAGAGGAATTTAAGTTGATGGGCAGAGGTTACTCAAAGCATCCACAGGCTGACCTTctggtgaaaaacacaaagcTCTTAACCTTAATACTTTTACTGATTGTATCTAGTGTGACACCTATATTTGACCCCTACATGGTGCCTGAAACCATACAGATACAGTCAATGAAGgatcacacccccccccctccccctccttccattATTACTACTTGGGTTTTTCCCAGGTACTTTGAAATTGTAACACACGTACGTGTTGGTCATGCAAGTAAGTGGGAGAACTTTTGCGTTTGGCTTTCATCGTACCCACCGCGGACTGGAAACAATATGACCAGAAGGAAAATAAACttaggtgacacaggtgacaacaTCAGGGCAGCTTCAAAGCAAAAAAATGTGATGATTAATCTTTACTTCGGGGGGTTCTTGATATTGCATCATAGAACTATGCTCTGATCAGGGCAGGGAAGAAGCTGACTGCATTTTGCTGCTGATTGCATGTGCATTTATTGGTCTGGTGGTTCAGAATTGCAGTAGAAGGCAATGAGGACATTAGCAACATGTGGCAGAAATAGTTGAGTGGATGAGCTCAGAGTCCTTTCAGTGCTGAAGAAAACAATCTTCACGGCATtagaagtggggggaaaaaaccaaaccaCTTTTAGATCAAGAGATGCCTTTAAGACGCTAAATGTGTCAGTGGCAGGAGCCTTCCTGTTTAAGAATCTTAAACTCATGCGCTCATAAATCACCTTCAAAGTTCTGAAAACAGATTTCCTGGGCTGATAAATCGAAGATAAACTATCAAAGTGATGAAATAACCAATTCTGGTGAAGTAAAGAGACGCTGTGCGGGCGACAGTGATGTGCAAAATGGATCAGCGGCCTCACCGCTGTTACTGAGGACGTGACCACTGAGAGAAGCAACAGGATGAGCTCGTGCTAAAAATAATACATGTCATCGGTATCAAAAGTATAATCGCTGTGGAGTAACGATAAGAAAAACTGTCTCATTGTCCAAATGATTTCAAAAGAGACTGTTCCATGATATGTGCTGATGTTTGAAGCGAAGCCTCATCCTCTAGTCAAGCTTAACCCTGCCAAGTGTCATGGTGAAGATGCACGTAGGGGCGAAGGCAGAGAACACCCCTGGATGGGgcgccagctcatcacagggtcCTAAAATATCATTAAATATCGTCCTTAAGTTCTAACCTGTAGGTTGTTTAAGTGTCGTTGTGTTCAGACGAGGTCCGATAATCGATCATTTTGTGAAAAGTGTagaaaaatgaatttatttctgGATCCCGACAGCCAACATGGTTTTCTCTTAGAGTAGTACCAAgcaaacattattattacattattattacaaacattatttattaattattaaaacTGATAACAAGGTAAATATTGAATTTTAATCCAATAcaattttcctttatttgctAATTCAAGACCACAGAGCTACAGTTTGggaacagatttttatttatttggttatAGTTAAATAGTAAGCTAATTTGCTAGGttcttttaaaatttaaatattgTCTTAGAATTTTaggaaaatagatttttttaaatctaaattgtGCTTTATTGTCATGATAATTGCGCTGACATACATAGTCAAATTTGCCTTTTGCTCAACACTGTTAAGAAAGGAAATGCAGCAACAAACAAACTATAAAGTGTTTTAGGAGGGACAACAAACGGTTTCTAATGTAACCACAAGTGCAGAATGTAAACAATAGTGTGGTGCAGACTGAGTGGCATCAGTATCAGCAACACAAGACTGAATCCATGTCTGGTGgcccgagtgtgtgtgtacgtgtgtgagAGACAGGTCTGGGTTAGAGGCCTGGGGAAGAGTGGAAGATCTGcatgtctgtccgtccgtccatccgtcttcTTTAACTTGACCAATTTATCCCTGTCgtggtcacggggagggtgctggtGCCAGTTCCTTGCAGCATATGGGGGTTCAGTACCAGCACCTTaaattttcttcacactgtccgacactcctgtacataacttttcatttctgtatataatgtacacagcaatgtacataatagaagagtcttttctttttttcttttta is a window of Takifugu rubripes chromosome 14, fTakRub1.2, whole genome shotgun sequence DNA encoding:
- the LOC101070453 gene encoding uncharacterized protein, with the translated sequence MKSFIIQSLALIGAMVVIVDVASIPPPKTNVLLKSIFADANNMLNTFSQKNLTSRVKRPWKGDASRCWMYFFCLAEKSLNLTDFNQSKLTKHLHQYNKLTNITNCHLNMNNTISLKSLLTNITACTKIEL